The nucleotide sequence CGGGGGGCTATTTCATCCACAGCGGCGACGCGCAGGGCCTCAAGCAGGCGGCGGGGTGAATAGCCGATCTGCACGATGCCCGTGCAGTCGCGCCGCGCCACGCCCGCATACTGAAAGGGCTCGTTGTCCGCGCCCCGGGGGATGATATCCTGCACCAGGGTAAATTCCAGATCGCGCAGAGCGGGCAAAAACGCGGCGGACTGCGGCGAGGTGGCCATGTCGTAGCCCACGAACGAAGATGTGGAAGCTACGACGACGCCCTGCTCGTCCGTGACGTTCAGTTCTTCCACATCAAGCAGTTTGCGCAAAAAAAACATCAGGGTGGTGACATTGAGAATGCCGGGGTTCTGCGTGATTATGGCTGCAAAGGCCCGTGCCTTGGCCAGAGCGCCCGCGTCGGATATCTCCCGGATATGGGTGGCGTTGGTGACGACCATGCGCAGATACTTGGCCCCGTCGTCGAGATTGCTTGAAAGCATGTAGCGGGCGTTTTCTTCGGCCTGTCGGGTCTGCAAAAAATAGGACGCCGCCAGTGTGATGCAAAAAGCGGGAAAGATGCAGATAAAGAGCCACTTATGAAACATTTTGTGCATGGCGGCCCGCCTTTGCGGGCTTGCCCGCTCTGCGCAATAAGGCTCTGCACCGCGGCGGAGCTTTGTGGGGTGGGGTTATTCGATGGTAAACAGATCCACAAAGCCCGTGATGCTGAACACTTCTCTCACGGTTTCATTGGCATTGACGATGCGCATGCCCTGGCGCTCGACCATCCGTTTGTGCAGGCGCAGCAGTATGCGCAGACCGGCGCTCGAAATGTAGTCCACCTGGCTGAAATCAAGCACCAGCGAGTCCGCCGTGGCGCAGTCCTCCTGCAGCTCCCTGTCCAGCGCAGGGGCTGTGACCGTATCTATCTTGCCCGCTATGCTGACATGCAAAACGCCGTCAGCTGTTTTTTTGCAAACCTGCATGTGGGGCCTCTCTGTGGAGTTGATGAATGGGCGCTACTATCTCTTACATATTTTACGATTACAGCGCCCCGCCCGCAAGGGGAAAATCCCCGGACGCGGCCCGGCCCATCTGCCCGCACCTACAGCGCCCCGCCCGCAAGGGGAAAATGCCGGTTGGCCGGCCCTGTGCGCAAGGCTTGGTGCTGGGCAACGCGCCTCTATTCTACCAGAATGGCATATTTTAGCGCATAGTAGTCGCCGTTATCCTGCATAATATAGCTCATCATGTCGTAGGCGTAGGCATCGCTTTTTATGGTCAAGCCCGCAGCGCGGATTTTTTGCACCATGCTGGCAAGGGTCTGCCTGTGCGAGTCATCCGTGCCAATGTGGGCTAGAACTGCGTATTTTCCTTCATGTTTTGTGTGCACGCGTTCTGGCAATGTGGAATTACGCATCCGGGTGAAATAGTAGCGGTCGACGTAGTCTCCCTGCTGTATGTCATCCATGCAGTAAACAATGCCAAAGGGGTATCGCGGCTTCACCTCCATTTGGGCATTGGTCCTGTTAAATTCCGCAAAGCGTTGCACCAGTTCCCATTGCGTCTCTGAAGGGCTGGCGCCCGATGGTGTCATTTCCAGCTGCTCGGCCTTGTGTTGCTGGATGGAAAGGGTGTCGTACTCGATACTGAGGGCTTCGCGCAGGCAGGTGGTCATGTCTTTCAGCATCAGCTTGCGCTGCGCAACCCTGTGCAGTTCCTCGTCTGCTGCAAGCTGTTTTTCCTGAAGAAACGACAA is from Desulfovibrio desulfuricans and encodes:
- a CDS encoding STAS domain-containing protein, producing MQVCKKTADGVLHVSIAGKIDTVTAPALDRELQEDCATADSLVLDFSQVDYISSAGLRILLRLHKRMVERQGMRIVNANETVREVFSITGFVDLFTIE
- a CDS encoding MerR family transcriptional regulator: MKKNLLTTGEFASLCRTQKSTLLFYEKEGLLKPKYVSENRYRRYGIEQFFEFDMLTMLKDVGSSLKEIKAHLHNMNGENFLSFLQEKQLAADEELHRVAQRKLMLKDMTTCLREALSIEYDTLSIQQHKAEQLEMTPSGASPSETQWELVQRFAEFNRTNAQMEVKPRYPFGIVYCMDDIQQGDYVDRYYFTRMRNSTLPERVHTKHEGKYAVLAHIGTDDSHRQTLASMVQKIRAAGLTIKSDAYAYDMMSYIMQDNGDYYALKYAILVE